One genomic window of Salmo salar chromosome ssa12, Ssal_v3.1, whole genome shotgun sequence includes the following:
- the LOC106564995 gene encoding lysozyme g has protein sequence MANRYGDIMGVDTTGASWATANADGKSYSGVSASHEMAKRDRPYVDKYKGRITSAGQKYGVDPAVLGGIISRESRGGTGLVNGSGDNGNAHGLMQVDKRYHSPKGAWDSQEHIDQGAQILAGSYSDVERKYPHWPKEKKLKGALAAYNMGAGSISSYEQVDAKTTGEDYSNDVVARAQYFKKHGY, from the exons ATGG CAAATCGTTACGGCGACATTATGGGAGTTGACACTACCGGTGCCTCATGGGCAACAGCGAATGCTGACGGGAAAAGTTACAGTG GCGTGTCAGCATCTCATGAAATGGCAAAGCGTGATCGCCCCTACGTGGACAAGTACAAGGGCCGCATCACCAGTGCAGGGCAAAAGTATGGAGTGGACCCAGCTGTCCTCGGTGGTATCATCTCTAGAGAATCCAGGGGTGGGACAGGACTGGTCAATGGCTCAGGGGACAATGGAAATGCCCATGGGCTAATGCAG GTTGACAAGCGCTACCACAGTCCAAAGGGGGCATGGGACAGTCAGGAGCATATCGACCAAGGCGCACAGATTTTGGCTGGCTCCTATTCAGATGTTGAGAGAAAATATCCTCATTGGCCCAAGGAGAAGAAGCTGAAAG GGGCGTTGGCAGCCTACAATATGGGGGCTGGCAGCATCTCCTCATATGAGCAGGTGGACGCTAAAACCACTGGAGAGGACTATTCCAATGATGTTGTAGCCAGAGCTCAATATTTCAAAAAGCATGGCTATTAA